The genomic window CGGCGCCGCCATCGGCAGCCGGCCGGGCCGCCGCGCCGCCGATGTGACGCAACTCGGCGACGAACAGCCCGGGCGTCGCGGCGCCGGCGACGAAGGCATCCACGGCGTCGGCCGGAAGCCCGGACAGCACCGCATGGCTCGACGCGGCGGGCGTCGGCGCGGGCGGGTCCATGTGCACCTCGATGAGCGCCGCCGCGGGCACCCGAGCGAAGGTGTCCACTTCCGGCGCCAGCGCACGCAGCGGTTCGAGCAGGGCGGATGCCGCGGCATCCGTCTCGAGGATCGCCCCGTCGATCACGACGAGCGACCTGCCGCTGAGGAACGGCGGCAGCTCGGGCAGCGGCGGCAGGTGCAGGATGCGCAACGACGTCGTGACGCTCTCGGGCGCCGTCGCCGTCCACTGCGCCCAGGCGTGGGTGACCACCGCGGCGTGCGACACGTCCCACAGCAGCATTCCGGCGACGACGTCGGCGTACGGCAGCAGGTCGATCTCGACCGACACGACGATGCCGAACGCGCCGGCTCCGCCGCGCACCGCCCAGAACAGGTCGCTGTGCTCGTCGGCGCTCGCACGCACGAGCGCGCCATCGGCGGTCACCAGCTGCACTTCGCGGACGCTCCCGACGGCCAGCCCGTGCGCGCGGGCGTAGAACGACAGCCCGCCGCTGAGGGAGTAGCCGACGACCGAGACGTCGCCCGCGCTGCCGTGCAGCGCCGTGAGCCCGTGCGGGGCCGATGCCGCAACCACATCGATCCACTGCGATCCGCCCAGCACCCGCGCGGTCTGGGCGGTCGGGTCCACCGTCACCCCGCGCAGACGCGTCAGGTTCACGATCACGACATCGGACAGGTCCGATGCCGACAACGCCACCGCGGCATGCCCAGTCGACTGCGGCGCGAGGCGCAGCCCCGCCGCCGTCGCGGCACGCACGACGGCGACGACGTCTTCGGCGCTCTCCGGCCGGGCGACGGCGAACGGCCGCTGATCGACCGCCAGATTCCAGGCCAGGCGGGCGGTGTCGTATTCGGCGTCTCCGGTGAGCACGATGCGGTCGCCGAGCGCCTCTCGCAGCTGTGCGGCGCGCGTGTCGACGGGTAGGTCTTGCACGGTCATGACGGTTTCCGATCCTGTCGGCGAATGGGCCGTCGACGAGTCTGCCCAGGTGGCGACGACTGCCACCATCCCAGTGCGGGAGGGAGTTCGTCAGTCCCAGATACCTGGGGGATGGTGAAACCCCGCTCCCCGGCGCACACTGGCTGCATGGCCTCGGCGATCGCCCTGGGTCGCGCGCGCAGCGACATCGATGTGATGTCGCGCGCCGGGTTGCCGCTACTGCACTTCGCCGATGAAGCGGCATCCGCCCTGCAGACCGCCGTGCCGTTCGTCGCCGCGTGCCTGTCGACGCTCGACCCGGCCACGGCGATGGTCTCGAGCACGTCGAAGCTCGGCGCCCTCACCGGACGCAATGAGGGCGACATCCTGTGGGCGCAGATCGAGTACGGCGGCGACGAGCCCACCGCCTACAGCGCGATGCTGGCCGACGGCGACGTCGCCATCGGCGTGCACGAGGCGACCGCCGGCGACCCCGAACGGTCGCTGCGCATGTCGCGGCTGCTGCAGCCCCACTTCGACTTCCACGATGAGGCGCGCGCCGTGTTCACCGACCGCAACGGGGCGTGGGGCGCCCTGGCACTCTTCCGAGGCAGCGACGACGCCCCCTTCTCCCCCGACGAGCTCGCGTTCATCGCCGTGGTGGCCCCTGCCTTCACCCGCGGCATCCGCACCGGTCTGCTTGCACAGCAGAGCCGGCACGACGACGTGATCGGCGCCGGGGGACCTGCGGTGATCGTGGTCGATGCGCACGACCGCGTCGTGCAGTCGAGCCCCGCCGCCGCCGACCACCTGCAGCAGATGTCGACCGACCCCGGCATGGGCGACCCGCTGGTGTCGGTGCAGGCACTCGTGAGCGCAGCCCGCCGCATGGCGCGCGGCGACGGCGACCGGATGCCGCGTGTGCGTGCCCGCCGACACGACGGAGTGTGGCTCGTGCTGCACGCGGCACCCCTCGGCGGCAGCGGCGAGCGCGTCGGCGACGTGGTCGTGACGATCGAAGAGGCCCGCCCGCAGGAGGTGATCGACCTCGTCGCCGCGGCGTTCGGTCTGACGGTGCGCGAGCGTGAAGTCGTGGGCATGGTGCTGCGCGGTGCGGACACCCGCGAGATCGCCGGGGCGATGCACGTGTCGCCGTACACCGTGCAGGACCACCTCAAGTCGGTGTTCGACAAGGCGGGCGTCACGAGCCGGCGCGAACTGGTGTCACGGGTGTACTTCGACCAGTTCGTCACGCGGACGGGCGCCACGCTCGGGGTCGGTGGCTGGCAGGCCCACGCGACATGACCGGTGCCCGGCGGCGAGCCCGTCCGCCCGTCCCACCCGAACTCACGGCCCGCTCCCAGCTTCACGGGACCAAAACGGCACCGGCATCCGTTGCCCTCTATGACGCCGCGACCGCGGGCGTCACCCGCGACCACACGCCGGGCTGAGATACTGCAGATCGACACGAACGAGGAGCACGCACCATGACGAGCGGACCCACCGACACCGGAGCCATCACCCGCACCCCCGGCACCGAGACGGCCGTCCTGGCCGGCGGATGCTTCTGGGGCGTCGAAGACCTCATCCGCCGCCAGCCGGGCGTCATCAGCACCCGCGTCGGCTACACCGGCGGACAGAACGACCACGCCACGTACCGCAACCACCCCGGCCACGCCGAGGCGGTCGAGATCGTCTTCGACCCCACCCAGACGACGTACCGCGACATCCTGGCGTTCTTCTTCCAGATCCACGACCCATCGACCCTCAACCGGCAGGGCAACGACGTCGGCACGAGCTATCGCTCGGCGATCTTCCCGCTGACCCCCGAGCAGGAGCACATCGCGCGCGAGACGATCGCCGACGTGGATGCCTCGGGCATCTGGCCCGCCAAGGTGGTCACGACCATCGAGCCCGCCGGTCCCTTCTGGGAGGCCGAGCCCGAGCACCAGGACTACCTGGTGCGCATCCCCCACGGCTACACATGCCACTTCGTGCGTCCCGGCTGGGTGCTGCCCAAGCGCGAGGATGCCGTGAGCTGAGCGGCTGACCACAGCCCGCCGCGCATCGCCTGCCGGCGCGCGGCGGGACCGTCGCCGCTGACGCCGACATCGGGGCTGGCGTCCCCGGCGCGAGCTGACGAGGATGTCACGATGACCGTCCCGCCGCGCGACACCCCCGGCGGCCCGCACGCCGTGACCCTGGTGGTCGACATGCCGGTCACCAAGCTCGACGCGCTCGACGTGATCGCCTTCGTCGCCGATGCGGTCATCGACAACGCCGGCACCGCGTTCCCCCGCGTCGGCCTGGCCCCCGACGCCTGGGCCGAGGTGCAGATCCCGAAATTCGCCGACCCGCCGCCGCTCGCGATCGACGTCTGCTCCGACATCTCTCCGGTGCACGCCCAGCAGCACGCCGACCGGCTGGCCGCCGCCCTCACCCGGGTGGGCTGGACGGTGCGGCCGGCCCGCGGCATCGAGCGCTGAGCGCGACCACCGCGAGGCCGACCGCGCGCGCATCAGCAACCGACCGTCAGAGCCCCACCATCTCGGCGCTGCGCTCCCACAGCATCCGCGCCAGGGCCGGGTCTGCGGCGAGCGGGTTGGTGCGCGCCGGCTTGTTGCGCGCGTAGTAGCCGCCCGGCCGCCAGTCGATGCCGGGCACGCCCGCAGCGAGGAAGGTCAGCCGCGACCCGCCCTGCTCGGGCGTGGTGAGCAGCCGCGTCGTGAGCGGGTTGGTGTACATGAACCGCCACGGCCCGTCGGACGCCCCCGCGAAGCTCGTCGCCACAGCTCCAGGGTGGAAGGCCACGGCGTGCAGGCCTTCCCGCGAGAACCGGCGGTGCAGCTCCTTCGTGAACAGCACGTTCGCCAGCTTGGCGTTGCCGTAGGCCGCTCCCGCGGAATAGCTCCGCACCCCCTGCAGGTCGTCGATGTCGAACCGCGCGAACCTCTGCGCGGCCACACTCGACGTCTGGATGACCGCAGCACCCGAGTCGATGAGCCGGTCCCGCAGCAGGTTCGTCAGCAGGAACCCCGCGAGGTGGTTCACCTGGAACGTGACCTCGAAGCCGTCGTCGGTCAGCTGCCGCGGCCCGAAGATGCCGCCGGCGTTGTTGGCGAGCACATCGATGCGCTCATAGGACTCCCGCAGCACCGCGGCGAGATCGCGCACCTGGTCGAGGTGCGCGAAATCCGCCAGATGCCACGGCGCCCCGATCTCCTCGGCGACCTGGCGCGTCTTGTCGGGGTTGCGCCCGACCACGACGACCCGCTCCCCCGCTGTGTGCAGCTGCCGGGCGGCCGCGGCGCCGATGCCGTCGCTGGCTCCGGTGATGACGATCGTGCGCGGCCCGCCCGCCGCCGCGCGTGCCGACTCAGAGATCGAACTTCTCGTTCTCGCCCTCGAGGCGCTCGCCGGTGACCTTGTGCTTGACGAAGGCCAGAACGCTCGCGATGCGGCCGCCGGGGCTGTCCCAGTACTCGCCGCTCTCGGCGTTGACCTTCAGCAGCACGATCTCGGGGTCTTCGGGCCCCTCCGGGAACCACGCCGCCAGCGCGGGATTCCACTGCTCCTTGAGCTTGGCGGTGTCGTCCACGATCTCCGCGTGGCCCGCCAGCGACATCCACGCGTCGCTCGAGCTGAACGAGACCCCGACGTGCGGGTCGCGCAGCACGTGCTGCGCGGCGGACGCGTGACGGCCGATGACGAACCACAGGTCGCCGTCGGACTCGGTCTCCTGCACCGTCAGCGGGTGCGCGGTGAGCGTGCCGTCCTCGGCGCGGGTGGTCACCATCGCGAAGCGGAACTTCTTGAGCAGCTCGTTCAGCTTCTGCAGCTCGTCCGTGTCAGCCATGGGGCGGTCCTTTCCTCGAAGCGGTGAGAAGCAGTAACGCCATCCCATCGCGCCCGACGGCCCCGTGGAACGGGTTGACAACGGATTCCGCGTGCTTCATGGCCGAATCACAGCTCGACGCTGTCCTCGCTCGGCACCGGCGTCTGCTGGTACAGCGCCAGCCGCCACTCCCCGTCCCGGCGCACGTAGACGCTCGACATCTGGGCCTGGAACGGCGGACCGCCCGAGGCGCGGAAGGCGCGCCCCCGGTACACGAAGGCGGCCGCATCCCGACCGATCTCGACCAGCCGCTCGTCGGTGATCTCGTACGCGGACCATGCCGGCGCGTCTGCGAGCGAGGCGATCACCTGCGCGCGGTCGAGCACCGAGCCGTCGGCGAGCACCATCAGGCCGTCGTCGGTCATCACCGTCCCGTAGAAGTCGCCGCCGCTGCCGTCGCACAGCGACTGCCAGCCGGCGTTTTCCAGACGGAGCAGTTCCGAGACGTTGACATCCATGGCGCCAGTCTGCGCATCCCGCGGCCGGGACTCAACGGCCGACTCCCTTTCCGGCGCCTCTCCGCTCTCCTAGCCTGGGCGGATGGACCGGAGCGGGCGGCGGGAATGAGGGCGGGCGCAACGGCCGACGCACCGGCATCCGGCCCGCGCTCCGCGAAGCCCCGCCTGCTCTACGTCGAGGACGAACCCGAGACCGCGGCGATGGTCGTCGAGGTCCTCTCCGACGAGTACGACATCGACCACGCCGCCACCGGCGAGGAAGGACGACGCCTGGCACTCGGGCGACGCTACGACGTGATGGTCGTCGACCGGCGCCTCCCCGGCATGTCGGGAGTCGACCTGCTGCACGCGGTGCGCACCGCCCGCATCGCCACGCCGGTCATCATGCTCACCGCGCTCGGCGCCGTCGACGACCGTGTGAGCGGGCTGGATGCCGGTGCGGACGACTACCTCGTGAAGCCGTTCGACTTCGCCGAGCTGCGCGCACGCCTGCGTGCCCTGCGCCGCGGCCGGGGTCCGGCTGCCGACCGACGGGAGCTGGGCGACTGGGTCTTCACGCCGGGGACCCAGGCGCTGTACTCCCCCGCCACGGGGCGTCTCGCCCTCACCCAGGCCGAGACGGCGCTGCTGGAGCTGCTCACCTCCAGCCCCGAGCACGTCTTCACCCGCGAGGAGATCGTCGACGCGGTGTTCCCCGGCGGCTCCGCCGCCACCGTCGACACCTACGTGCACTACATCCGGCGCAAATCCACCCCCGAGATCATCGAGACCGTCCGCGCCCGCGGCTACCGGGCGGGAGCCCCGCGATGAGCAGGCGGGCGGATGCCGCGACCGCCGCCGACCGCCGGCGGGTGGATCAGGCGGCGCTGCGGGCGGGCCTGTGGGTGGGGCTGGCCTCCGCGGCCGTCGTCGCGATCATCACGGTGGCGACCGTCGCCGTGATGATCGCCGCCTCGCGCCCGGACCGGCGGCCGCCCCGCGAGGGCGGCGGGCCGGGGGCACGCGTCATCGACCTCGACGAGGTGGCACCGGTCGCCCTCGCGCTCGGCGTGCTCGGCGTCGTGGCCCTCGCCGTCATCGCCTGGTACGCCGCCCAGCGCGCGGCCCTGCCCCTGGCTGAAGCCCTCCGCGTGCAGCGGGCGTTCGTCGCCGACGCGAGCCATGAGCTGCGCACCCCGCTGACCACGCTGACCAGCCGCATCCAGCTCGCGCAGCACCGCGCCGAACGCGGCGGTGACGTGTCCTCGGTGCTCGCCGACCTGCGGCGGGATGCCGCGGTGATGGATGCCGCACTCACCGACCTGCTCGAAACCGCCGAGGCCGCCGGCGCGCGCGACGACGACCGGCGCGCGGTCGCGTCGGTCGCGTCGGCCGCGCACGACGCGGCATCCGTCCTCGCTCCTCAGGCGGCGGAGGCAGGGGTGACCATCTACGTCGACGTGGCCCCGGGGCTCGATGTCGGCGCGGAGGGCGCCGCGCTGACGCGCGCGCTCATCGCGCTGCTCGACAACGCGGTGCGCCACTCCCCGCGGGGCGGT from Microbacterium sp. zg-Y625 includes these protein-coding regions:
- a CDS encoding FAD-binding oxidoreductase; translated protein: MTVQDLPVDTRAAQLREALGDRIVLTGDAEYDTARLAWNLAVDQRPFAVARPESAEDVVAVVRAATAAGLRLAPQSTGHAAVALSASDLSDVVIVNLTRLRGVTVDPTAQTARVLGGSQWIDVVAASAPHGLTALHGSAGDVSVVGYSLSGGLSFYARAHGLAVGSVREVQLVTADGALVRASADEHSDLFWAVRGGAGAFGIVVSVEIDLLPYADVVAGMLLWDVSHAAVVTHAWAQWTATAPESVTTSLRILHLPPLPELPPFLSGRSLVVIDGAILETDAAASALLEPLRALAPEVDTFARVPAAALIEVHMDPPAPTPAASSHAVLSGLPADAVDAFVAGAATPGLFVAELRHIGGAAARPAADGGAVSAIAGEYVVQGVAIVPAPETASAADAAVHAAVAALEPWHADAVALTFIDSTDTDAAPAYGAGLERLRQLKAEHDPVGVFVSARPV
- a CDS encoding helix-turn-helix transcriptional regulator yields the protein MASAIALGRARSDIDVMSRAGLPLLHFADEAASALQTAVPFVAACLSTLDPATAMVSSTSKLGALTGRNEGDILWAQIEYGGDEPTAYSAMLADGDVAIGVHEATAGDPERSLRMSRLLQPHFDFHDEARAVFTDRNGAWGALALFRGSDDAPFSPDELAFIAVVAPAFTRGIRTGLLAQQSRHDDVIGAGGPAVIVVDAHDRVVQSSPAAADHLQQMSTDPGMGDPLVSVQALVSAARRMARGDGDRMPRVRARRHDGVWLVLHAAPLGGSGERVGDVVVTIEEARPQEVIDLVAAAFGLTVREREVVGMVLRGADTREIAGAMHVSPYTVQDHLKSVFDKAGVTSRRELVSRVYFDQFVTRTGATLGVGGWQAHAT
- the msrA gene encoding peptide-methionine (S)-S-oxide reductase MsrA, whose product is MTSGPTDTGAITRTPGTETAVLAGGCFWGVEDLIRRQPGVISTRVGYTGGQNDHATYRNHPGHAEAVEIVFDPTQTTYRDILAFFFQIHDPSTLNRQGNDVGTSYRSAIFPLTPEQEHIARETIADVDASGIWPAKVVTTIEPAGPFWEAEPEHQDYLVRIPHGYTCHFVRPGWVLPKREDAVS
- a CDS encoding SDR family NAD(P)-dependent oxidoreductase; the encoded protein is MSESARAAAGGPRTIVITGASDGIGAAAARQLHTAGERVVVVGRNPDKTRQVAEEIGAPWHLADFAHLDQVRDLAAVLRESYERIDVLANNAGGIFGPRQLTDDGFEVTFQVNHLAGFLLTNLLRDRLIDSGAAVIQTSSVAAQRFARFDIDDLQGVRSYSAGAAYGNAKLANVLFTKELHRRFSREGLHAVAFHPGAVATSFAGASDGPWRFMYTNPLTTRLLTTPEQGGSRLTFLAAGVPGIDWRPGGYYARNKPARTNPLAADPALARMLWERSAEMVGL
- a CDS encoding pyridoxamine 5'-phosphate oxidase family protein translates to MADTDELQKLNELLKKFRFAMVTTRAEDGTLTAHPLTVQETESDGDLWFVIGRHASAAQHVLRDPHVGVSFSSSDAWMSLAGHAEIVDDTAKLKEQWNPALAAWFPEGPEDPEIVLLKVNAESGEYWDSPGGRIASVLAFVKHKVTGERLEGENEKFDL
- a CDS encoding nuclear transport factor 2 family protein, with the protein product MDVNVSELLRLENAGWQSLCDGSGGDFYGTVMTDDGLMVLADGSVLDRAQVIASLADAPAWSAYEITDERLVEIGRDAAAFVYRGRAFRASGGPPFQAQMSSVYVRRDGEWRLALYQQTPVPSEDSVEL
- a CDS encoding response regulator transcription factor, coding for MRAGATADAPASGPRSAKPRLLYVEDEPETAAMVVEVLSDEYDIDHAATGEEGRRLALGRRYDVMVVDRRLPGMSGVDLLHAVRTARIATPVIMLTALGAVDDRVSGLDAGADDYLVKPFDFAELRARLRALRRGRGPAADRRELGDWVFTPGTQALYSPATGRLALTQAETALLELLTSSPEHVFTREEIVDAVFPGGSAATVDTYVHYIRRKSTPEIIETVRARGYRAGAPR
- a CDS encoding sensor histidine kinase, giving the protein MSRRADAATAADRRRVDQAALRAGLWVGLASAAVVAIITVATVAVMIAASRPDRRPPREGGGPGARVIDLDEVAPVALALGVLGVVALAVIAWYAAQRAALPLAEALRVQRAFVADASHELRTPLTTLTSRIQLAQHRAERGGDVSSVLADLRRDAAVMDAALTDLLETAEAAGARDDDRRAVASVASAAHDAASVLAPQAAEAGVTIYVDVAPGLDVGAEGAALTRALIALLDNAVRHSPRGGAVQVTARAAGRRVEIRVVDQGAGITGIDTDRLFERFARSAAPGEGRGFGLGLALVRDIATRFGGSVQVETTSPAGTTFLLTLPARGGGPQG